The nucleotide window TGTCGTGCTTATCGCCTTTGAAATCAGCACCTGCGTTTTGAGATTTTTCATTTATTGGCATAAGGTAACATGCCACTATTTTAATATTGTCATTGAAGAAATATTGCCAAGCATAAGTCCAAGTATTATATCTTAAATCACCCGCCGATGTAATGGCATCTCCTGACATTTTAGTATTTGGATCAAAAACATCGTATCTAATAGAAGCTGTATTTACTTTTCCAACATTTTTAACAAATGAAATATAATACCCTTCTACGTTTCTTACTTTATTAGCGTTAAATAATGAATTAACTTGAGCGGCATTTGTTGTTCCAGAATAAGTTCCTCTGATATACTCTCCTTTTAAAGACATTCCTCCAAGGAAGTCATAATAAGCTTGAAGCTCTCCACCAAACAAATCTTTTTTCAATTTATCACCTACTTTAGGAGTAAATGGATTGTTGTTCACATCTGAAAATACTGTTGGAGGTGTTGTCTGAGCGATTACAGTAGTTTTCCCAAGATAAGTATGAGCTCCAAAATCTATTCCCAATGAGTTGTTCAACATTTTCAAAGAGTAAACACCTCTAGCCATTAAATCTTTTGCATTGTCAACATCTTTTGCTTGGCTTGCCAATGATCCTTCTCCGAAGTTTCCGTTAAGTATAGCGAATTGTAATTTTAAAGGAAAGTTGTATTGGGTAACAAAATCAGCTTCTAATTTAGCTCCCTGATCTCTCTCGGTTGGATAAAGCGTTCTTGTCATCAAAGTTCTTTCAGCAAATTCTCTTGATGCTGAAGAGTATTCTATTTCGTAAGTAGGTCTGTTAAACTGTCCAACCCATAAAGAGAATGTGTTAAGCCAACGGTCATTCAACTGTACATAAGCATCTTTCAAAGTAACTTGGTGTACCTCAAAATTTGGTTGCAAAACAAAATTCACACCATCGATTGGCTTATAAGTAAATTTAACCCTAGCTCTTCTGATGTAAAATGAATTATCTTCGTATGAAGCAGAACCGCTTACAGGCACTCCGTGTATAGTCCCGTCAGAAGACCAAGTATCATACGCTTCGTATTGAGCCTGGATATAACCCGAAACTTTAATCTTGTTCAACTCATTAACTATTGCTTCCAAACCAGAAAACTTTTCTTCATAACCTGCTAACTTCTCTGAATGCTCATTGACAGTTTTTGCCAATGAATCAAGGCTAACTTTTTTAATTGTATCTTTTTCAACTTCTTGAGCGCTAACAATACCACATAAGGACACCATTATTGCAACTATAACTTTTTTCATTTTTTTTAAAGTGAATGTTAATTTGCTGCAAAGGTTACACTGCAATGTTAAGTTAAGGTTAACCCAATGTTATTTAGATGATAATTTAATGTTAATGAGGTTTTTCTTCGAAAAATGACTAAAATATTTTCTTACTTTAATTTTTATTATTACTGAAAATCAGCTTTTTACAAATATTAAATTAAAATCAACAAATCTTTAATCAATTTTCTTTTTTAGGCCAAATTGGTCAGTTATATAGGTCTTTTCTAACGTAAAAGAAAACTCGGAGCCAATTCCAAATTCACTTTCGACATAAATTTTCTCTTTATGAGCTTCCAAAATATGTTTTACAATGGAAAGTCCTAATCCTGAACCTCCTTCGGTACGAGAACCGCTTTTATCCACTCTGTAAAATCGCTCAAAAAGCCTTGGTATATTATGGGCCTCTATTCCTTCACCGTTATCAGTAACTCGAACCAACACTTTTTTATTGGTCAAATTCACAATGGAAACTTCGGTCAAACCACCTTCTTTTCCATATTTTATAGAATTCACAATCAAATTTTCGACTACCTGTTGGATTTTATCTTTGTCCCCATTAACAAAAATGGGTTGTATATTATCGTTTTCGAATGCCAAAGTGATATTCTTCTTATCGGCTTTCATTTCCAACAAATCAAAAACGTTCTGAATGAGTTTTACGATATCAAATTTTGTAAAGTCAAGATTCAAATCACCGGATTCCAATTTGGTAATCATATCCAAATCTTCGACTATATAAATCAATCGCTCCACTCCTTTTTCGGCACGCTTCAAATATTTTTTTCTGATGGATTTATCTTCCATCGCTCCGTCAATCAATGTTGACAAATAACCTTGAACCGTAAATAATGGCGTTTTGAGCTCATGAGAAACATTACCTAAAAACTCTCTTCTGTATTCTTCACGTATTTGAAGCATTTCAATTTCTAACTTTTTATCAGTTGCAAATTTCTTTACCTCTCTCGTCAACGTTTCCATATCGGTTGTGATAGGCTTATTGATAAAAGTACTCGATTCTAATAACGATACGTCGTCATAAATTTTCTTTACTCTTCGGTAAATGAATCGTTCTACACGATATTGTAAAACAAAAAATGAAAACACATAGACAAAAAAGAGGCTGATAAAACCAAACAATAACATGCTTGTAAATGAAGATTTGAACAGTATTACAGATAAAATCATGCAAAATCCTGAAACAAATAAACTAATATACAAAGCCGATTTTATCGCAAACTTGTAACTTTTTTTAAAATTGATTTTCATTCTTAAATTTTTAGAAGATAGAACACGGAGTATAGAAAACAGATTTTGCGAAACTAAACCAAAAAACTGAATTCTTAATTCTGTTTTCTACATTCTATATTCTACACTTCAAACTTATATCCTACTCCTTTTATGGTCTTAAAAAGATCATCTCCAATTTTTTCACGAAGTTTTCGAATGTGTACATCTATTGTCCTACCACCAACAACTACATCATTTCCCCAAACCTTATCCAGGATTTCTTCTCTTTTAAAAACTTTTCCAGGTTTTGAAGCCAAAAGATAAAACAATTCAAACTCTTTTCTAGGCAGAGCGATTTCGTTATTATCCATTACGATTTTGTATTCTTCACGGTTAATTTCGATTCCACCCACATTAAGTGTCTCATTGCTTTGATCTTGTTCTTTAAGTCTGCGCAACAATGCTTTCACCTTACTAACCAACAATTTTGGTTTTATAGGCTTAGTAATATAATCATCAGCACCGGCGTCAAATCCAGCTACTTGGGAATAATCTTCATTTCTGGCTGTCAAAAATGTAATGATAACATTGTTCAGTTCAGGAATTCTTCGAATATGCTCACAAGCTTCCATTCCATCCATTTCCGGCATCATCACATCCATTATAATAAGGCTTGGAATCTCTCTTTTGGCTTTTTCAACTGCATCTTTACCATTAACAGCCGTAACAATTTGATATCCTTCTTGTGCTAAGTTATAGCCTACAATTTCTAATACATCCGGTTCATCATCAACCAGCAAAATTTTGGTGTTTCTTTTCTTCATATTTATTGGCAAAAAATTAAGTATCACATTGTATCTAACTCTTAATTAAATACAATGTCCTTTTATTGCAATGTAAAATTAACAATAAACAGTAAGTAACAACACAAAAAAGCATGACTTAACCATAATTTAATATGGTAACAATTTCATAATAATCCTGACATTCATTGATAACCTGAGATTAACACACGAACTGGAATCCTGCCATTTCTTTGCAAAAAATTAAATACTACTTGAAATGAAATTAAAATTTCTAATTTTTACACTATTTATTTGTGTTATTGGTTTCTCACAAAATAAAGGAACAATTGCAGGTGTTTTACTAGACAAAGATGCAAACAATCAACCACTGCCATTTGCCAATGTCGCTATAAAAGGAACAAAAATTGGTGCAAACACAGACGTAGAAGGTAAATATACAATAAATATTGCTCCTGGAAAATATATCATGCAATTTAGTTTTGTTGGTTACGAATCTACAGAAGTTCCGGTTACTGTTGTTGCTAATGAGACTGTAATCGCAAACAGCTCTTTAGGTTCTGGAAGCTACAAACTTAAAGATGTAGTTATTAAATCAAACGGTGGCAGCCGTGAAAAAGAGACCGCATTATTATTGGAACAAAAGAATGCCATTGAAATGAAACAAGTCATTGGCGCTCAAGAACTATCAAGAAAAGGAGTTTCTGATGCTGCAGTAGCAGTTGTAAAAACTGCAGGTGTTTCTAAGCAAGAAGGTGTAAAAAATGTTTTTGTACGTGGACTTGGTGACCGATATAACTCAACTACATTAAACGGTATGCCTCTTCCTTCTGAAGATCCGGCTTACAAGAATATTTCGCTTGATTTTTTTAGCTCTAACATCATTAAAAACATAAACATAAACAAAACGTTTTCGGCTGATTTATATGGTGATAATGCTGGAGCAAATATAGATATTT belongs to Flavobacterium aquiphilum and includes:
- a CDS encoding sensor histidine kinase is translated as MKINFKKSYKFAIKSALYISLFVSGFCMILSVILFKSSFTSMLLFGFISLFFVYVFSFFVLQYRVERFIYRRVKKIYDDVSLLESSTFINKPITTDMETLTREVKKFATDKKLEIEMLQIREEYRREFLGNVSHELKTPLFTVQGYLSTLIDGAMEDKSIRKKYLKRAEKGVERLIYIVEDLDMITKLESGDLNLDFTKFDIVKLIQNVFDLLEMKADKKNITLAFENDNIQPIFVNGDKDKIQQVVENLIVNSIKYGKEGGLTEVSIVNLTNKKVLVRVTDNGEGIEAHNIPRLFERFYRVDKSGSRTEGGSGLGLSIVKHILEAHKEKIYVESEFGIGSEFSFTLEKTYITDQFGLKKKID
- a CDS encoding response regulator transcription factor produces the protein MKKRNTKILLVDDEPDVLEIVGYNLAQEGYQIVTAVNGKDAVEKAKREIPSLIIMDVMMPEMDGMEACEHIRRIPELNNVIITFLTARNEDYSQVAGFDAGADDYITKPIKPKLLVSKVKALLRRLKEQDQSNETLNVGGIEINREEYKIVMDNNEIALPRKEFELFYLLASKPGKVFKREEILDKVWGNDVVVGGRTIDVHIRKLREKIGDDLFKTIKGVGYKFEV